The genomic segment GGCTCAACACCTCTTCGCGAAGCGTCGGGCAGAACTGACACATCTCCAGGAAAATAGCGACATAGCTACGCGCTTCCTGTTTGAGATCAAAAGATTGCGGTGCGAAAAGCCAGTTTTCCATTAGCCCTGATATATAGCTTCGCATCAGGATCGCCGCCCGTCGGGTGAGTAAATTTGCCGGTAACATGTTGGCCTGCATACACTGGGACAGCGTCTGTTCGATGCGATCATAACTCTCCAGACACAGGCTACGTTGTGCCTGCTGGACGACAGCCATCTCCCCCACAAACTCACATTTATGGAAAATAATCTCCATCATTAGCCTGCGGCGTTCTTCAATTACCGTTGCTTCAAGGATATATACTAATATTTCTCTTAATACTGAGAGTGGATCGTCAGGGAATTTTGCCCGATACTCATTCTCAAGATCGCTAATGCTGGACTCTGAGAGTTGCCAGATTTCGCTAAACAGATCTGACTTGTCTTTAAAATGCCAGTAAATCGCTCCCCGCGTGACGCCCGCGGCCTGAGCAATCTGCGCCAGCGAGGTCGACGAAACGCCCTGCTGAGAAAACAAACGCATTGCCACATCCAGGATGTGTTGTCGGGTTTCCAGCGCTTGTTGTTTGGTTTTTCGTGCCATACGTCAGTGAATTTACAGGAGTCAGATTTACATACATTTATGAATGTATGTACCATAGCATGACGATAATATAAACGCAGCAATGGGTTTTTAGACTCAGGACCCTTGATCAATTTGAAATCGGACACTCGAGGTTTACATATGAACAAAAACAGAGGGTTAACGCCTCTGGCGGTCGTTCTGATGCTCTCAGGCAGCTTAGCGCTTACAGGATGTGACGACAAACAGGCTCAACAACAAGCGCAACAGGCACCCGAAGTGGGTGTCGTGACGCTGAAGTCCGAACCCCTACAGATGACAACAGAACTGCCAGGCCGCACCAGCGCATACCGTATCGCGGAAGTTCGTCCTCAGGTAAATGGCATCATCCTGAAACGTAACTTCACCGAAGGCGGTGATGTGAAAGCGGGTGAGTCTCTGTATCAGATTGATCCAGCCACCTATCAGGCCTCGTTTGAAAGCGCGAAAGGCGATCTGGCAAAAGCAGAAGCGGCTGCCAAAATTTCCCAGCTAACACTGAACCGCTATAAAAAACTGCTTGGCACCCAGTACATCAGCCAACAGGACTACGATACAGCCCTGGCTGATGCGCAGCAGACCAGCGCAGCCGTCGTTGCAGCAAAAGCCGCGGTTGAGACGGCACGCATTAACCTGGCTTATACCAAAGTGACCTCCCCTATCAGCGGTCGCATTGGTAAATCTTCCGTGACGGAAGGGGCTTTGGTGCAAAACGGACAAACCACCGCGCTGGCTACCGTGCAGCAGCTTGATCCGATCTACGTTGACGTCACTCAGTCCAGTAACGATTACCTGCGCCTGAAACAAGAGCTGGCAAACGGCACCCTGAAACAGGAAAACGGCAAGGCTAAAGTGGAGCTTGTGACCAACGACGGTATTAAGTTCCCGCAGACAGGCACCCTGGAATTTTCTGATGTGACAGTCGATCAGACCACCGGTTCCATCACCCTGCGTGCGATCTTCCCAAACCCGGATAAAAATCTGCTGCCAGGAATGTTCGTTCGCGCACGTCTGGAAGAAGGGACCAACCCAACCGCCATTCTGGTGCCTCAACAGGGCGTAACCCGAACACCGCGTGGCGATGCGAGCGCGCTGGTTGTCGGTGCCGATGAAAAAGTCGAAACCCGCAATATTACCGCCACTCAGGCGATTGGCGACAAATGGCTGGTGACGGAAGGTCTGAAAGATGGCGATCGCGTGATTATCACTGGTTTGCAAAAAGTTCGTCCTGGCGCGCAGGTAAAAGCACAGGAAGTGAAATCTGACGAGAAACAACAAGCTTCGGCCGCAGGCCAGT from the unidentified bacterial endosymbiont genome contains:
- the acrR gene encoding multidrug efflux transporter transcriptional repressor AcrR — its product is MARKTKQQALETRQHILDVAMRLFSQQGVSSTSLAQIAQAAGVTRGAIYWHFKDKSDLFSEIWQLSESSISDLENEYRAKFPDDPLSVLREILVYILEATVIEERRRLMMEIIFHKCEFVGEMAVVQQAQRSLCLESYDRIEQTLSQCMQANMLPANLLTRRAAILMRSYISGLMENWLFAPQSFDLKQEARSYVAIFLEMCQFCPTLREEVLSPARNSPEG
- the acrA gene encoding multidrug efflux RND transporter periplasmic adaptor subunit AcrA; protein product: MNKNRGLTPLAVVLMLSGSLALTGCDDKQAQQQAQQAPEVGVVTLKSEPLQMTTELPGRTSAYRIAEVRPQVNGIILKRNFTEGGDVKAGESLYQIDPATYQASFESAKGDLAKAEAAAKISQLTLNRYKKLLGTQYISQQDYDTALADAQQTSAAVVAAKAAVETARINLAYTKVTSPISGRIGKSSVTEGALVQNGQTTALATVQQLDPIYVDVTQSSNDYLRLKQELANGTLKQENGKAKVELVTNDGIKFPQTGTLEFSDVTVDQTTGSITLRAIFPNPDKNLLPGMFVRARLEEGTNPTAILVPQQGVTRTPRGDASALVVGADEKVETRNITATQAIGDKWLVTEGLKDGDRVIITGLQKVRPGAQVKAQEVKSDEKQQASAAGQSEQTKS